One Deltaproteobacteria bacterium genomic region harbors:
- the hisF gene encoding imidazole glycerol phosphate synthase subunit HisF — protein sequence MLTKRIIPCLDIKDGRVVKGINFVSLRDAGDPADNALVYDREGSDEIVFLDITASSEQRSTLISAVERTADVVFMPLTVGGGIKTTDDIKTLLRAGADKVSINTQAVLEPDFVKKASYRFGAQCIVVAIDAKKVQDTPPLRERGQMGSNSISRWEVYIYGGRKQTGIDVLNWAVQMEKAGAGEILLTSMDRDGTKSGYDIELLKEVTKRVGIPVIVSGGAGSMEHFYEGFVAGGADACLAASLFHFRELSIKSLKSYLYKKGINVRMV from the coding sequence ATGCTAACCAAGAGGATCATTCCATGCCTTGATATAAAAGACGGCAGGGTTGTAAAAGGAATAAACTTTGTATCCTTGAGAGATGCAGGTGATCCTGCTGATAATGCACTTGTTTATGACAGGGAAGGCTCCGATGAGATTGTATTCCTTGATATAACGGCATCAAGCGAGCAGCGCTCAACACTCATATCCGCGGTTGAACGAACTGCTGATGTTGTGTTTATGCCTTTAACAGTGGGTGGTGGAATAAAGACCACGGATGATATTAAAACACTGCTGCGCGCAGGAGCCGATAAGGTATCAATAAACACTCAAGCTGTTCTTGAACCCGATTTCGTAAAAAAAGCGTCTTATAGATTTGGAGCCCAGTGCATTGTTGTAGCCATTGATGCTAAAAAGGTTCAGGATACTCCCCCACTTAGAGAGAGGGGACAAATGGGGAGTAACTCAATATCAAGATGGGAAGTATATATTTATGGGGGCAGAAAGCAAACAGGTATTGATGTTTTAAACTGGGCTGTTCAGATGGAAAAAGCAGGTGCCGGTGAAATATTGCTTACAAGTATGGACAGGGACGGAACAAAGTCGGGCTATGATATAGAGCTGTTGAAAGAGGTTACTAAAAGGGTAGGGATTCCAGTAATCGTATCAGGCGGTGCAGGCAGTATGGAACATTTTTACGAAGGCTTTGTAGCCGGCGGTGCAGATGCATGCCTTGCAGCAAGCCTATTCCATTTCAGGGAACTTTCAATAAAAAGCCTGAAAAGCTATCTATACAAAAAAGGTATCAATGTAAGAATGGTGTAG
- a CDS encoding gamma-glutamyl-gamma-aminobutyrate hydrolase family protein (Members of this family of hydrolases with an active site Cys residue belong to MEROPS family C26.) gives MDKKHPLIGITVDLGKINDKNAYFVYRSYADAVEQCGGIPILLVYTKAVTAMVKRIDGLVITGGGFDIPPSMYGENNIYNLKTNPERTGFESQLLMEALKRHIPVLGVCGGMQLINVISGGSLYQDIKTQIPHALNHSSGEHEINIEQNTLLYSIINNQNILINTSHHQSVKEPGNGVIISAKSSDGVAEAIELSYYPDVVGVQWHPERIQDNSVYEWLVKRAAEN, from the coding sequence ATGGATAAAAAACATCCTTTAATAGGTATAACCGTTGACCTTGGTAAGATAAATGATAAAAATGCATACTTCGTTTACAGATCGTATGCAGATGCCGTAGAACAATGCGGTGGTATACCCATTCTGCTTGTTTATACAAAAGCCGTTACGGCAATGGTTAAACGTATAGATGGCCTGGTTATAACAGGCGGAGGGTTTGATATCCCTCCTTCAATGTACGGAGAGAATAACATTTACAATTTGAAGACTAATCCGGAAAGGACGGGATTTGAATCCCAACTCCTCATGGAAGCATTAAAAAGGCACATCCCTGTGCTTGGTGTATGCGGAGGTATGCAATTAATAAATGTAATATCAGGCGGAAGTCTCTATCAGGATATCAAGACGCAAATACCACACGCCCTGAATCATAGCTCTGGAGAGCATGAAATTAATATTGAACAGAATACATTACTTTATTCTATTATTAACAACCAAAATATTCTCATAAATACAAGCCATCATCAATCAGTTAAAGAACCCGGTAATGGTGTTATTATAAGTGCTAAAAGTAGTGATGGCGTTGCAGAGGCAATAGAACTCTCATACTATCCCGATGTCGTTGGGGTCCAATGGCATCCCGAGAGAATACAGGATAATTCCGTATATGAATGGCTTGTTAAGCGGGCAGCGGAAAATTAA
- a CDS encoding RNA-binding protein, translating into MTKKLYVGNISFKATEDAVKTLFTTVGPVESVKIITDPQTGKSRGFGFVEMSTDEDANKAISSLNGSTLLERTISVALAKPKSDSRDNFGGHQRKERRERNY; encoded by the coding sequence ATGACAAAAAAACTGTACGTTGGTAACATCTCGTTTAAAGCAACAGAGGATGCTGTGAAGACTTTATTCACAACAGTGGGCCCTGTGGAATCTGTTAAAATAATAACAGATCCTCAAACAGGTAAATCAAGAGGTTTTGGGTTTGTAGAAATGAGCACTGATGAAGATGCAAATAAAGCCATATCTTCTCTAAACGGTTCAACCTTATTGGAAAGAACTATTTCTGTCGCTCTTGCAAAACCAAAGTCTGATTCAAGAGATAACTTTGGTGGACATCAAAGAAAAGAAAGAAGGGAAAGAAACTACTAA
- a CDS encoding UbiX family flavin prenyltransferase produces MKNKIVVGITGASGSIYSLELIKWLTKNGHTVELIASDTGKKVFEYETGFNFLLDAIDTDNTGLLKIHSNDDLFSPLSSGSYGFDAVIIAPCSMGTLGRLAASSGSKLIERVCDVSLKERRRLVIMPRETPLNKIHLKNMLSIAEAGAIVVPAMPAFYHKPESLKNMIDFMVSKLLDAIDMDNDLYKRWK; encoded by the coding sequence ATGAAGAATAAAATTGTAGTCGGAATAACCGGGGCAAGCGGCTCTATCTATTCATTAGAGCTTATAAAGTGGCTAACAAAAAACGGACATACCGTTGAGCTAATAGCATCCGATACGGGTAAAAAAGTTTTTGAGTATGAAACTGGATTCAACTTTTTATTGGATGCCATTGATACAGACAACACAGGACTTCTTAAAATACATAGTAATGATGACCTTTTTTCCCCTCTGTCAAGCGGTTCTTATGGATTCGACGCTGTAATCATAGCCCCATGTTCAATGGGTACGCTCGGGAGACTCGCGGCATCAAGCGGCTCAAAGCTGATAGAGCGGGTGTGTGATGTCTCATTGAAAGAGAGGAGAAGGCTCGTAATCATGCCGAGGGAAACCCCATTAAACAAAATACATCTGAAAAACATGTTATCAATTGCTGAGGCAGGAGCTATTGTTGTGCCTGCTATGCCTGCATTCTATCATAAGCCCGAAAGTCTTAAAAACATGATCGATTTTATGGTATCCAAATTACTTGATGCCATTGATATGGATAATGATCTTTACAAAAGATGGAAATAG
- the dnaB gene encoding replicative DNA helicase, which produces MENVLPQNIEAERAVIGNILFDQESIYKVMDIIKPDDFYSPAHRIIYSVILELNKKSSPIDVITVAEQLKNTGRTESAGGEAYFTSLIDLAPITTNIATYANIIKESSIRRELITNSMEIAKMGYDLSMDVNSYIESAVKGIFDIAQKRFTSTMTSVRDLIDETYEKIEERRKNKKAITGVPTGFDALDQITSGLQPSDLIVVAARPGVGKTSFALNIALNAAIKITKIPVAVFSLEMSKFQLALRLLSMEAKVSYMSILKGYLEFSDFQRLNKAASLLKESLITVDDKPAISMLEIRAKARRLQAEHKLGLLIIDYLQIMEYPKDAENTQAAIASLSGSLKALAKELSIPVLLISQLNREGERDSRKPQLSDLRGSGAIEQDADLIMFIHRPELYSKEENPKEQGIAEILIAKHRNGPTRNIKLSFIRDFTRFENYTSEKVVVSGS; this is translated from the coding sequence TTGGAAAATGTTCTACCGCAGAACATAGAAGCAGAAAGGGCTGTAATAGGAAATATCCTGTTTGATCAGGAATCCATATATAAGGTTATGGATATAATAAAGCCCGATGATTTCTATTCGCCGGCGCATAGAATTATTTATAGTGTAATACTTGAGCTTAATAAAAAATCAAGCCCTATAGATGTAATAACCGTAGCGGAGCAGCTTAAAAATACCGGCAGAACAGAGTCCGCAGGAGGTGAGGCATATTTTACATCTCTCATAGATCTTGCACCGATAACAACAAATATAGCTACCTATGCTAATATTATAAAAGAAAGTTCCATAAGACGCGAGTTGATTACCAATTCCATGGAGATCGCAAAGATGGGATACGATCTGTCCATGGATGTAAATTCCTATATAGAAAGTGCAGTTAAAGGGATTTTTGATATTGCACAGAAACGATTTACTTCGACAATGACATCCGTAAGAGACCTCATTGATGAAACTTATGAAAAGATTGAGGAAAGAAGGAAAAATAAAAAGGCAATAACGGGTGTACCCACCGGATTTGATGCACTTGATCAGATCACGTCGGGTCTTCAGCCGTCAGATTTGATCGTTGTAGCTGCGAGGCCGGGTGTTGGTAAAACATCATTTGCATTGAACATTGCTTTGAATGCTGCAATAAAAATTACAAAGATTCCTGTTGCTGTTTTTTCTCTTGAGATGAGTAAATTTCAGCTTGCCTTACGTTTACTCTCAATGGAAGCAAAAGTTAGCTATATGAGCATACTTAAGGGATACCTTGAATTTTCTGATTTCCAGAGATTAAACAAAGCAGCATCATTGCTTAAAGAATCATTGATCACAGTTGATGATAAACCAGCCATATCAATGCTCGAGATAAGGGCGAAGGCAAGAAGGTTACAGGCGGAGCACAAACTCGGGTTATTGATTATAGATTATCTTCAGATAATGGAATATCCAAAGGATGCCGAGAATACTCAGGCTGCTATCGCATCTTTGTCTGGCTCGTTAAAAGCACTGGCAAAGGAACTTAGCATCCCTGTTCTTCTGATATCTCAGCTTAACAGGGAGGGAGAAAGAGATTCCAGAAAACCACAGTTATCCGATCTGAGAGGCTCTGGTGCTATAGAGCAGGATGCTGATCTGATCATGTTTATTCACAGACCGGAGCTTTACAGCAAAGAGGAAAACCCTAAAGAGCAGGGTATTGCAGAGATCTTAATAGCAAAGCACCGTAATGGGCCTACAAGAAATATAAAGCTAAGTTTTATACGCGACTTTACCCGCTTTGAAAACTATACATCTGAAAAGGTTGTTGTCTCGGGCAGTTAA
- the hisB gene encoding imidazoleglycerol-phosphate dehydratase HisB: MRKGTYNRKTKETDVRVVLNLDGHGNAKINTPIGFLNHMLELFSFFSDIDLELTANGDIHVDFHHIVEDIGICIGEAISVSLKDKAGISRFGQAITPMDESLTQVIVDISGRPFLVYKAVPLPEKIGEMDSQLIEEFFHALSYHANITLHINMNYGDNGHHIIESCFKGFGRAMKEAVRMTQSSIPSTKGVI; the protein is encoded by the coding sequence ATGAGAAAGGGTACTTATAATAGAAAAACAAAAGAAACGGATGTGCGGGTTGTATTAAATCTTGATGGACACGGCAATGCGAAAATCAATACACCTATCGGTTTTCTAAATCACATGCTTGAGCTGTTTTCCTTTTTCTCGGATATCGATCTTGAATTAACGGCAAACGGCGACATACATGTAGATTTTCATCACATCGTAGAGGACATAGGTATATGTATCGGAGAGGCAATCTCCGTATCATTAAAAGATAAGGCAGGTATAAGCCGTTTCGGACAGGCTATTACACCGATGGATGAATCATTGACGCAGGTCATTGTGGATATAAGCGGCAGGCCATTTCTCGTCTATAAAGCCGTACCTCTACCCGAGAAAATAGGGGAGATGGATTCTCAGCTTATTGAAGAGTTTTTTCATGCCCTGTCATATCATGCAAACATTACGCTTCATATAAATATGAACTATGGAGATAATGGACATCACATAATAGAGTCATGTTTTAAAGGCTTTGGCAGGGCAATGAAAGAGGCTGTTAGGATGACACAGTCAAGCATACCAAGCACAAAGGGTGTTATATAA
- the rpsR gene encoding 30S ribosomal protein S18, producing the protein MERKRVMTRKPLILKKRVCKFCTDKTIVIDYMNADMLSRFVSERGKILPRRITGTCARHQRELTKAIKRARLLALLPFSTVKERVGI; encoded by the coding sequence ATGGAAAGAAAAAGGGTAATGACAAGAAAGCCTTTAATATTAAAGAAGAGGGTCTGCAAGTTTTGCACTGATAAGACGATTGTTATTGATTACATGAATGCGGATATGCTGTCACGTTTTGTATCTGAGAGAGGTAAGATACTTCCAAGAAGGATTACAGGCACGTGTGCAAGACATCAGAGAGAGCTTACAAAGGCTATAAAAAGGGCAAGACTTCTTGCACTTTTGCCATTTTCTACAGTCAAAGAAAGGGTTGGAATTTAA
- the hisH gene encoding imidazole glycerol phosphate synthase subunit HisH, translated as MITIVDYGMGNLRSVEKAIASFGTKVIISKDPDQISNADKLILPGVGAFGDGMINIRSYGIEQAIKDFVKTGKLMLGICLGMQMLFEECDENPGVQGLGLIKGGVKGFKQAGIKSQGLKVPHIGWNSVEQVKYSFIFEGIKDKSYFYFVHSYYPAPLEDVTIGNTGYGIAFTSVVQRDNVIATQFHPEKSQQNGLSMLSNFIKFRG; from the coding sequence ATGATAACGATCGTTGATTACGGCATGGGAAACTTAAGGAGCGTAGAAAAGGCTATTGCTTCCTTTGGCACGAAGGTCATAATCTCAAAAGACCCTGATCAAATATCAAATGCCGATAAGCTGATACTTCCGGGTGTTGGTGCGTTTGGAGACGGCATGATCAATATAAGAAGCTATGGCATAGAACAGGCTATAAAAGATTTTGTAAAAACAGGTAAATTAATGCTTGGTATATGCCTTGGTATGCAGATGCTTTTTGAAGAATGTGATGAGAACCCTGGGGTTCAAGGGCTTGGTTTGATAAAAGGCGGTGTAAAAGGTTTTAAACAAGCAGGGATCAAATCACAGGGTTTGAAGGTCCCTCATATAGGCTGGAATAGTGTGGAGCAGGTTAAGTACAGCTTTATCTTTGAAGGGATTAAAGATAAATCATATTTTTATTTTGTGCATTCATATTATCCTGCGCCGCTCGAAGATGTAACAATTGGTAATACCGGTTATGGGATAGCATTTACAAGTGTGGTTCAAAGAGATAATGTAATAGCAACCCAGTTCCATCCTGAAAAAAGCCAGCAAAATGGTTTAAGTATGCTATCTAATTTTATAAAATTTAGAGGTTAA
- the rplI gene encoding 50S ribosomal protein L9: MEVILKTDVSSLGKVGDIIKVKDGYAINYLIPRGIAMKADTSNIRLLKHQKTVVEQIKKKLINTTNDLKASIEQQEIIIEKAIGEQDKLFGAVTTQEIAEALDKNGISIDKRKIELDTPIHSTGLYNIVVKLHPEVIANLKVKVIGKLS; encoded by the coding sequence ATGGAAGTTATTCTTAAAACGGATGTTTCGTCACTCGGTAAGGTGGGAGATATTATAAAGGTAAAAGATGGATATGCTATTAATTATCTTATACCGAGAGGTATAGCTATGAAGGCGGATACATCAAACATCAGGTTACTGAAGCATCAAAAAACAGTGGTTGAACAGATAAAAAAGAAACTCATAAATACTACAAATGATCTGAAAGCCTCGATAGAGCAGCAAGAGATAATTATTGAAAAGGCGATAGGTGAACAGGATAAGCTTTTTGGAGCTGTTACAACGCAGGAGATAGCAGAGGCGCTTGATAAAAATGGTATAAGTATAGACAAGAGAAAGATAGAACTTGATACGCCCATACATAGTACAGGTCTTTACAATATAGTGGTAAAACTGCATCCAGAGGTGATTGCTAATCTTAAGGTAAAAGTTATTGGTAAGTTGTCATAG
- the hisA gene encoding 1-(5-phosphoribosyl)-5-[(5-phosphoribosylamino)methylideneamino]imidazole-4-carboxamide isomerase: MQIIPAIDIKSGKCVRLFRGSFNRVDIYSDDPVRMAEQWEAQGAGMLHVVDLDAAVTGKPVNRDYILDIVKHVKIPVQVGGGMRDRKIIEYYIDKGVRSVVITTYAYEQADEVIEIANQYKDTISIGVDIISGAVAIKGWTQTGSITAKEFVKRFSSIPIHRFIFTDIYKDGTLSGMDVNRIRNMLEGISEPVVISGGISSVDDIVKLKRMDIKNIKGIIIGRAIYTGAVKLNEAIEAAV, from the coding sequence ATGCAAATAATTCCAGCAATTGATATAAAATCAGGTAAATGTGTCAGGTTGTTTCGCGGTTCATTCAATCGTGTGGACATATACAGTGATGACCCTGTCAGAATGGCAGAGCAATGGGAGGCTCAGGGCGCTGGGATGCTTCATGTGGTTGATCTGGATGCTGCTGTTACGGGTAAGCCTGTGAACAGGGATTATATCCTTGATATTGTTAAGCATGTTAAAATACCCGTTCAGGTAGGCGGCGGTATGAGGGATAGAAAAATCATAGAGTATTATATTGATAAAGGTGTTCGCTCGGTTGTTATAACAACTTATGCGTATGAACAGGCTGATGAGGTAATAGAGATTGCAAACCAGTATAAAGATACGATCTCCATTGGTGTAGATATAATATCGGGTGCAGTTGCTATAAAGGGGTGGACCCAGACAGGTAGTATTACTGCAAAAGAGTTTGTAAAAAGATTCTCTTCTATTCCCATACACAGGTTTATTTTTACAGACATATATAAAGATGGGACACTCAGCGGTATGGATGTAAACAGGATTAGGAATATGCTTGAAGGTATTTCAGAGCCGGTTGTTATCTCCGGCGGGATTTCTTCTGTTGACGATATCGTTAAGTTAAAGCGGATGGATATTAAAAATATCAAAGGCATTATTATAGGGAGGGCGATTTATACGGGTGCAGTAAAATTAAACGAAGCCATAGAGGCGGCGGTTTAG